A section of the Phacochoerus africanus isolate WHEZ1 chromosome 4, ROS_Pafr_v1, whole genome shotgun sequence genome encodes:
- the TRIM11 gene encoding E3 ubiquitin-protein ligase TRIM11 isoform X2 — MAAPDLSTNLQEEATCAICLDYFTDPVMTDCGHNFCRECIRRCWGQPEGPYACPECRELSPQRNLRPNRPLAKMAEMARRLHPPSPVPQGVCAAHREPLAAFCSDELRLLCAACERSGEHWAHRVRPLQDAAEDLKKMVETQRQNVLTEFERLRRLLVEEEQRLLQRLEEEELEVLPPLRESAARLGQQSAQLAELITELEGRCQLPALGLLQDIRDTLRRVQDVKLQPPEIVPMEMRTVCRVPGLVEALRRFRGDMTLDPDTANPELVLSEDRRSVRRGDLRQALPDSPERFDPGPCVLGREPLTSGRHYWEVEVGERASWALGVCRENANRKEKGELFAGNGFWILVFLGSYYNSSERAFAPLRDPPRRVGIFLDYEAGHLSFYSANDGSLLYTFPETPFSGTLRALFSPLSSSPTPMTICRLKGGPGDMLAPQ; from the exons ATGGCCGCCCCCGACTTGTCCACCAACCTCCAAGAGGAGGCCACCTGCGCAATCTGCCTCGACTACTTCACGGACCCGGTGATGACCGACTGCGGCCACAACTTCTGCCGCGAGTGCATCCGGCGCTGCTGGGGCCAGCCCGAGGGCCCGTACGCGTGTCCCGAGTGTCGCGAACTGTCCCCGCAGAGGAACTTGCGACCCAACCGCCCGCTCGCCAAGATGGCCGAGATGGCGCGGCGCCTGCACCCACCGTCGCCCGTCCCCCAGGGCGTGTGTGCCGCACACCGCGAGCCACTGGCTGCCTTCTGCAGTGATGAGCTGCGCCTGCTGTGCGCGGCCTGCGAGCGCTCGGGGGAGCACTGGGCGCACCGCGTGCGGCCCCTGCAAGACGCTGCAGAGGATCTCAAG AAAATGGTGGAGACCCAGCGGCAGAATGTGCTGACAGAGTTCGAGAGGCTGCGCCGACTGCTTGTGGAGGAAGAGCAGCGGCTActgcagaggctggaggaggaggagctggaggtaCTGCCCCCATTGCGGGAGAGCGCAGCCCGCCTCGGACAGCAGAGCGCCCAGCTGGCCGAGCTTATCACTGAGTTGGAGGGGCGCTGCCAGCTACCAGCGCTGGGGTTACTGCAG GACATCAGGGACACCCTGCGCAG GGTCCAGGATGTGAAGCTGCAGCCTCCTGAGATAGTGCCTATGGAGATGAGGACAGTGTGCAGGGTCCCAGGGCTGGTGGAGGCCTTGCGGAGGTTCAGAG GCGACATGACCCTGGATCCTGACACCGCCAACCCTGAACTGGTCCTATCAGAGGACAGGAGGAGTGTGCGGCGGGGGGACCTGCGGCAGGCCCTGCCTGACAGCCCCGAGCGGTTTGACCCTGGGCCTTGTGTGCTGGGCCGGGAGCCCCTAACCTCTGGCCGCCACTACTGGGAGGTGGAGGTTGGGGAGCGGGCCAGCTGGGCCCTGGGCGTCTGCAGAGAGAACGCCAACCGTAAGGAGAAGGGCGAGCTCTTTGCTGGTAACGGGTTCTGGATCCTCGTGTTCCTGGGAAGCTACTACAACTCCTCTGAGCGGGCCTTTGCCCCTCTCCGAGACCCACCCCGGCGTGTGGGCATCTTTCTGGACTACGAGGCTGGACATCTGTCCTTCTACAGTGCTAATGATGGATCGCTCTTGTATACCTTTCCTGAGACACCCTTCTCTGGGACCCTGAGGGCCCTCTTCTCACCTCTGTCCAGCAGCCCGACCCCTATGACCATCTGCAGGCTGAAAGGTGGGCCTGGGGACATGCTGGCTCCCCAGTGA
- the TRIM11 gene encoding E3 ubiquitin-protein ligase TRIM11 isoform X1: MAAPDLSTNLQEEATCAICLDYFTDPVMTDCGHNFCRECIRRCWGQPEGPYACPECRELSPQRNLRPNRPLAKMAEMARRLHPPSPVPQGVCAAHREPLAAFCSDELRLLCAACERSGEHWAHRVRPLQDAAEDLKGKLEQSLERLRKQMEDALLFQAQAEETCSLWQKMVETQRQNVLTEFERLRRLLVEEEQRLLQRLEEEELEVLPPLRESAARLGQQSAQLAELITELEGRCQLPALGLLQDIRDTLRRVQDVKLQPPEIVPMEMRTVCRVPGLVEALRRFRGDMTLDPDTANPELVLSEDRRSVRRGDLRQALPDSPERFDPGPCVLGREPLTSGRHYWEVEVGERASWALGVCRENANRKEKGELFAGNGFWILVFLGSYYNSSERAFAPLRDPPRRVGIFLDYEAGHLSFYSANDGSLLYTFPETPFSGTLRALFSPLSSSPTPMTICRLKGGPGDMLAPQ, translated from the exons ATGGCCGCCCCCGACTTGTCCACCAACCTCCAAGAGGAGGCCACCTGCGCAATCTGCCTCGACTACTTCACGGACCCGGTGATGACCGACTGCGGCCACAACTTCTGCCGCGAGTGCATCCGGCGCTGCTGGGGCCAGCCCGAGGGCCCGTACGCGTGTCCCGAGTGTCGCGAACTGTCCCCGCAGAGGAACTTGCGACCCAACCGCCCGCTCGCCAAGATGGCCGAGATGGCGCGGCGCCTGCACCCACCGTCGCCCGTCCCCCAGGGCGTGTGTGCCGCACACCGCGAGCCACTGGCTGCCTTCTGCAGTGATGAGCTGCGCCTGCTGTGCGCGGCCTGCGAGCGCTCGGGGGAGCACTGGGCGCACCGCGTGCGGCCCCTGCAAGACGCTGCAGAGGATCTCAAG GGAAAGCTGGAGCAATCTCTGGAGCGTCTGCGGAAGCAAATGGAGGATGCGCTACTGTTCCAAGCCCAGGCAGAGGAGACTTGCTCCTTGTGGCAG AAAATGGTGGAGACCCAGCGGCAGAATGTGCTGACAGAGTTCGAGAGGCTGCGCCGACTGCTTGTGGAGGAAGAGCAGCGGCTActgcagaggctggaggaggaggagctggaggtaCTGCCCCCATTGCGGGAGAGCGCAGCCCGCCTCGGACAGCAGAGCGCCCAGCTGGCCGAGCTTATCACTGAGTTGGAGGGGCGCTGCCAGCTACCAGCGCTGGGGTTACTGCAG GACATCAGGGACACCCTGCGCAG GGTCCAGGATGTGAAGCTGCAGCCTCCTGAGATAGTGCCTATGGAGATGAGGACAGTGTGCAGGGTCCCAGGGCTGGTGGAGGCCTTGCGGAGGTTCAGAG GCGACATGACCCTGGATCCTGACACCGCCAACCCTGAACTGGTCCTATCAGAGGACAGGAGGAGTGTGCGGCGGGGGGACCTGCGGCAGGCCCTGCCTGACAGCCCCGAGCGGTTTGACCCTGGGCCTTGTGTGCTGGGCCGGGAGCCCCTAACCTCTGGCCGCCACTACTGGGAGGTGGAGGTTGGGGAGCGGGCCAGCTGGGCCCTGGGCGTCTGCAGAGAGAACGCCAACCGTAAGGAGAAGGGCGAGCTCTTTGCTGGTAACGGGTTCTGGATCCTCGTGTTCCTGGGAAGCTACTACAACTCCTCTGAGCGGGCCTTTGCCCCTCTCCGAGACCCACCCCGGCGTGTGGGCATCTTTCTGGACTACGAGGCTGGACATCTGTCCTTCTACAGTGCTAATGATGGATCGCTCTTGTATACCTTTCCTGAGACACCCTTCTCTGGGACCCTGAGGGCCCTCTTCTCACCTCTGTCCAGCAGCCCGACCCCTATGACCATCTGCAGGCTGAAAGGTGGGCCTGGGGACATGCTGGCTCCCCAGTGA
- the TRIM17 gene encoding E3 ubiquitin-protein ligase TRIM17: MDAVELARKLQEEATCSICLDYFTDPVMTACGHNFCRECIQLTWEKAKGQKRRRKQKGSFPCPECRELSPQRNLRPNRLLTKVAEMARQHPSLQSRDLCQVHKELLKLFCEDDQSPICVICRESQEHRPHRVVPIEEAVQEYKFKLEKDMEYLREEMMKTGNLQAKEEQTLAEWQEKVKERREHIMVEFEKMDLFLMEEKQRLLQALKKEEEEMVAKLQKSIALLEQQSHSLEMLLLQLEDKNERTPLQKLQDMKDLLSRKNNLSVQYPEATTTKLKTVCRVPGQIEVLKNFQEDVMPDPTTAYPYLLLYESRQRRYLSTPVDGTACGKDRFLAYPCVVGQETFSSGRHYWEVGMNLTGDALWALGVCRDNVSRRGRVLKSPENGFWVVQLCKGKRYAPTMSALIPITLTEPPSHMGVFLDFEAGEVSFYNVNNGSHLHTYSQPAFPGPLQPFFCLGAPKSGQMVISTVTLWVKG; this comes from the exons ATGGATGCTGTGGAACTAGCCAGAAAACTGCAGGAGGAGGCCACATGCTCCATTTGCCTCGACTACTTCACAGACCCCGTGATGACTGCCTGCGGCCACAACTTCTGCCGAGAGTGCATCCAGCTGACCTGGGAGAAGGCCAAAGgccagaaaaggaggaggaagcagaagggCTCCTTTCCCTGCCCTGAATGCCGTGAGCTCTCTCCGCAGAGGAACTTGCGACCCAACCGTCTGCTGACCAAGGTGGCTGAGATGGCACGGCAGCATCCCAGCCTACAGAGCAGGGACTTGTGCCAGGTGCACAAGGAGCTGCTCAAACTTTTTTGTGAGGATGACCAGAGCCCCATCTGCGTCATCTGCAGGGAGTCTCAGGAACACCGGCCCCACAGGGTGGTCCCTATTGAGGAAGCTGTGCAGGAATACAAG TTTAAATTGGAGAAGGACATGGAATACCTGCGAGAAGAGATGATGAAAACCGGGAACTTGCAGGCCAAGGAGGAACAGACCTTGGCAGAGTGGCAG GAGAAggtgaaggagagaagggagcacATTATGGTTGAGTTTGAGAAGATGGACCTCTTCCTGATGGAGGAGAAGCAGCGCCTCCTCCAGGccctgaagaaggaggaggaagagatggtaGCAAAGCTGCAGAAGAGCATAGCCTTGCTGGAGCAGCAGAGTCACTCCTTGGAGATGCTGTTACTGCAGCTGGAGGACAAGAATGAGCGCACACCACTTCAGAAGCTGCAG GATATGAAGGACCTCCTCAGCAG GAAGAACAACCTGAGTGTGCAGTACCCAGAGGCCACAACCACCAAGCTGAAGACAGTCTGTAGGGTCCCAGGGCAGATAGAAGTGCTCAAGAATTTCCAAG AGGATGTGATGCCTGATCCCACCACCGCATACCCCTACCTCCTCTTGTATGAGAGCCGCCAGAGACGCTACCTGAGCACCCCAGTGGATGGCACAGCCTGTGGCAAGGACAGGTTCCTAGCCTACCCCTGCGTGGTAGGCCAAGAGACTTTCTCCTCAGGGAGGCACTACTGGGAGGTGGGCATGAACCTCACTGGTGATGCACTGTGGGCCCTGGGCGTGTGCAGGGACAATGTGAGCCGGAGGGGCAGGGTCCTCAAGTCCCCTGAAAATGGGTTCTGGGTGGTGCAACTATGCAAGGGAAAGAGATATGCACCTACCATGTCTGCCCTGATTCCCATTACGCTTACCGAGCCCCCCAGCCACATGGGCGTCTTCCTGGACTTCGAGGCGGGAGAGGTGTCCTTTTACAATGTGAACAATGGGTCTCACCTGCATACCTACTCCCAGCCCGCCTTTCCTGGCCCCCTGCAGCCCTTCTTCTGCCTTGGGGCCCCCAAATCGGGCCAGATGGTCATCTCTACAGTGACTCTGTGGGTGAAGGGATAG